In Deltaproteobacteria bacterium, the following proteins share a genomic window:
- a CDS encoding tyrosine--tRNA ligase — protein sequence MTDVQSQLEIIKRGAMEVLPEPELIDKLKRGRPLRIKAGFDPTAPDLHLGHTVLIQKMKQFQDLGHEVIFLIGDFTGMIGDPSGKSETRKQLSRDEVVKNAETYKQQIFKILDPNKTIIEFNHRWMEKMDAVGFIELSAKYTVARMLEREDFKQRYQKQQPISIHEFMYPLVQGYDSVVLKADVELGGTDQRFNLLMGRELQREYGQEPQIVLTMPLLEGTDGVHKMSKSLGNYIGINEAPENIFGKIMSICDDLMWRYYELLSDKSLADIAALRAQVEQGSLHPMEAKKALGNELVARYHGVAAAQAAKDYFEQRFQKKSTDVEIQNQFSAPEPIWICRLLTEVLKFTKSNGDARRLIAQGAVKVDGEVIKDVNFQFNSQQNSIVEVGKNRIAQAVKNFS from the coding sequence ATGACGGACGTTCAGTCGCAACTGGAAATCATCAAGCGCGGCGCCATGGAGGTGTTGCCGGAGCCCGAGCTGATCGACAAGCTCAAGCGCGGGCGCCCGCTGCGCATCAAAGCTGGCTTCGATCCGACGGCGCCTGATCTGCATCTCGGCCACACGGTGCTGATTCAGAAGATGAAACAGTTCCAGGACCTCGGCCACGAAGTGATTTTTTTGATCGGCGATTTTACCGGCATGATTGGCGACCCGTCGGGGAAATCCGAGACGCGCAAACAGCTATCGCGCGACGAGGTGGTCAAGAACGCCGAGACTTACAAGCAACAGATTTTCAAGATTCTCGATCCGAACAAAACCATCATTGAGTTCAACCATCGCTGGATGGAAAAGATGGATGCGGTGGGTTTCATCGAGCTCAGCGCCAAATACACCGTCGCGCGCATGCTCGAGCGCGAAGATTTTAAACAGCGCTATCAGAAGCAGCAGCCGATCAGCATTCACGAGTTCATGTATCCGCTCGTGCAAGGTTACGATTCCGTCGTGCTTAAAGCTGACGTCGAGCTGGGCGGCACCGATCAACGATTTAATCTACTCATGGGACGCGAGCTGCAGCGCGAGTACGGCCAAGAGCCGCAAATCGTTCTCACGATGCCGCTCCTTGAAGGCACCGACGGCGTGCACAAGATGAGTAAGTCGCTGGGCAATTACATCGGCATCAATGAAGCGCCGGAAAATATTTTCGGCAAGATCATGTCGATCTGCGACGACTTGATGTGGCGTTATTATGAATTGCTGAGCGACAAGTCGTTAGCTGACATCGCTGCGCTGCGAGCGCAAGTGGAGCAAGGTTCGCTGCATCCGATGGAAGCGAAGAAAGCGCTCGGCAACGAGTTGGTCGCGCGTTATCACGGCGTTGCCGCGGCGCAAGCAGCGAAAGATTATTTCGAACAGCGCTTTCAAAAAAAATCCACCGACGTCGAGATTCAAAATCAATTCTCCGCGCCGGAGCCGATTTGGATTTGCCGTCTGCTCACCGAGGTTTTGAAATTCACCAAATCAAACGGCGATGCGCGGCGACTGATCGCCCAGGGCGCCGTGAAGGTCGATGGCGAGGTTATCAAGGATGTGAATTTTCAGTTCAATTCTCAACAAAATTCCATAGTTGAGGTCGGTAAGAACCGTATTGCCCAAGCAGTGAAAAATTTTTCCTAG
- a CDS encoding TIGR00282 family metallophosphoesterase, with protein MRVLILGDVMGRPARRAVRELVPSLIKKEGIDLAIANAENAAGGMGVDIKSAGELFGAGIHVLTSGNHVWKKKEIYSYLEQQPNLIRPANYPDGAPGRGWCEWRSPSGLKALVVNVIGRVFMPNHVEDPFRSVDAILQEHGSHSRVVIVDMHCEATSEKYAMGWHLDGRASVVFGTHTHVQTADERILPNGTAYITDLGLCGSFDSIIGMEKDIVINGFMSQLPRQFEVADKNVVLQGIIVDVDETSGKAKNVQRLRLHASESVKA; from the coding sequence ATGCGAGTTTTAATCCTAGGCGACGTGATGGGCCGGCCGGCGCGGCGCGCCGTGCGCGAGCTGGTTCCGTCGCTGATCAAGAAAGAAGGTATCGATCTGGCGATTGCCAACGCGGAGAATGCCGCGGGCGGCATGGGTGTGGATATCAAGAGTGCCGGCGAGCTGTTTGGTGCCGGCATTCATGTTCTGACCTCTGGCAATCATGTTTGGAAGAAGAAAGAGATTTATTCTTATTTGGAGCAGCAGCCGAATTTGATCCGGCCGGCGAATTATCCTGATGGCGCGCCAGGGCGGGGCTGGTGTGAGTGGCGCAGTCCGAGTGGCTTGAAGGCGTTGGTCGTCAATGTGATTGGGCGTGTGTTTATGCCCAATCATGTGGAAGATCCGTTTCGCTCGGTCGACGCGATTTTGCAAGAGCACGGCTCGCATTCGCGGGTTGTGATTGTCGATATGCACTGCGAGGCGACTTCTGAGAAATACGCTATGGGTTGGCACTTAGATGGCCGTGCCAGCGTAGTTTTTGGCACGCACACGCATGTGCAGACGGCGGATGAGCGTATTCTGCCCAACGGCACGGCGTATATCACGGATTTGGGCTTGTGCGGTTCCTTCGATTCGATTATCGGCATGGAAAAAGACATCGTGATTAATGGTTTTATGAGTCAGTTGCCGCGGCAGTTTGAAGTGGCGGACAAGAATGTTGTGCTGCAAGGCATCATCGTCGACGTCGATGAGACGAGTGGGAAAGCGAAGAACGTGCAGCGGCTGCGTTTGCATGCGAGTGAAAGTGTAAAGGCATGA
- the rny gene encoding ribonuclease Y: protein MTIAGLVGGIIIALGLNWFRGKQQSGQVQSAQGAAARIIDEAKKDASAIKKEAEIQAKDSVLKEKGNFENEVRETKRELQNQEKRLITKEEGIDKRIESVDKREAELGRREQSLKAREKNVDDKAAECDRQIDEARKQLEQVAGLTREEARKSLIDQMVEEAKHESAKRIRVIEEEAKEDAVRRSQKIVALAIERLAGDFVAERSVTVFPLPNDELKGKIIGREGRNIRALEAATGIDLIVDDTPETVVISGHNPIRREVARLSLEKLVSDGRIHPGRIEEVVRKSEQELEDAIKEAGQKAIFDVGVAGVHPEIVKLLGRLKYRYSYAQNVLLHSIEAAFICGSMAAELGLNEKQARRAALLHDIGKAVDHEVEGSHAIIGAELARKYGESPKIVNAIAAHHEDVKAETILAPLVDAADALSGARPGARREMMENYTRRLEDLERIVNEFKGVEKSYAVQAGREVRVMVQHDVVNDDAAARMAREIARKIENEMTYPGQIKVTVIREMRSVDFAK from the coding sequence ATGACCATTGCCGGCCTAGTCGGCGGCATCATCATCGCGCTGGGACTTAACTGGTTCCGCGGCAAACAACAGAGCGGCCAAGTACAATCCGCTCAAGGCGCTGCGGCGCGTATCATTGATGAAGCGAAGAAGGACGCGAGCGCGATCAAGAAGGAAGCCGAGATTCAGGCCAAGGATAGTGTGCTCAAGGAGAAAGGAAACTTTGAAAACGAGGTGCGCGAGACCAAACGCGAGCTGCAGAATCAAGAAAAGCGGCTGATTACCAAAGAAGAGGGCATCGACAAACGCATTGAATCGGTTGACAAGCGCGAAGCCGAGCTCGGGCGCCGCGAGCAGTCGCTCAAGGCGCGGGAGAAAAACGTCGACGACAAAGCAGCCGAGTGCGATCGGCAGATCGACGAAGCGCGCAAACAGCTGGAACAGGTTGCGGGTTTGACTCGTGAGGAGGCAAGAAAGAGCCTGATCGATCAGATGGTTGAAGAGGCCAAGCATGAGTCGGCCAAACGCATTCGCGTGATCGAAGAGGAGGCCAAAGAAGATGCGGTGCGCCGAAGCCAGAAGATCGTCGCGTTGGCGATCGAACGGCTCGCCGGCGACTTTGTCGCCGAGCGTTCGGTGACCGTGTTTCCGCTGCCGAACGATGAATTGAAAGGTAAAATCATCGGTCGCGAGGGACGCAACATTCGCGCACTGGAAGCGGCAACAGGCATCGACCTGATTGTCGACGACACGCCGGAAACCGTGGTGATTTCGGGGCATAATCCGATCCGCCGTGAGGTCGCGCGCTTATCTCTTGAGAAGTTGGTGTCGGACGGGCGTATCCACCCTGGCCGTATCGAAGAAGTCGTGCGCAAATCGGAACAGGAGTTGGAAGACGCGATCAAGGAGGCCGGGCAGAAGGCGATCTTCGACGTCGGCGTCGCTGGAGTGCATCCTGAAATTGTAAAACTTTTGGGGCGGCTCAAATATCGCTACAGCTATGCGCAGAACGTGTTACTGCATTCGATTGAAGCGGCGTTTATCTGCGGCTCGATGGCGGCGGAGTTGGGGTTGAACGAGAAGCAGGCGCGCCGCGCTGCGCTGCTGCACGACATTGGCAAAGCTGTTGATCATGAGGTCGAAGGCTCGCACGCCATCATCGGCGCCGAGCTGGCGCGCAAGTACGGCGAGTCGCCGAAAATCGTCAATGCGATTGCGGCGCATCATGAAGACGTAAAAGCCGAGACAATTTTAGCGCCGCTAGTCGACGCGGCCGACGCCTTGTCGGGCGCGCGCCCGGGCGCGCGCCGTGAGATGATGGAGAATTACACGAGGCGTTTGGAAGATCTCGAACGGATCGTAAATGAGTTCAAAGGCGTCGAGAAGTCCTACGCCGTGCAGGCGGGCCGCGAGGTCCGTGTCATGGTGCAGCACGATGTGGTCAACGACGATGCCGCGGCGCGCATGGCGCGCGAGATCGCGCGCAAGATCGAAAATGAGATGACCTACCCGGGGCAGATCAAAGTCACGGTTATTCGTGAGATGCGCTCAGTGGACTTCGCAAAGTAG
- a CDS encoding 5-formyltetrahydrofolate cyclo-ligase, with product MRGAFQATSKQAIRSAILSQRQGLSATDAGDWSRLIQRRAVELAQYRAAGAVALYSSINNEVSTREVFDNAQRAGKSVYFPRIEPGRTLSLIRVSSVLDFKAGPLGILEPKGEQRLETGQARGLVVFVPGIAFDERGNRLGHGKGYYDRLIKELSPGATFVALAYDFQVVETVPCESWDQRVHLIVTERRTIDCASIATQSVQNV from the coding sequence ATGCGGGGGGCCTTTCAAGCGACGAGCAAGCAAGCGATCCGCAGCGCTATCCTGTCACAGCGTCAAGGGCTCAGTGCGACCGACGCAGGCGATTGGAGCCGGCTGATTCAACGCCGGGCCGTAGAGCTCGCGCAATACCGAGCCGCCGGTGCGGTGGCGCTTTATAGCTCGATCAACAACGAAGTCTCGACTCGAGAGGTCTTTGACAATGCCCAGAGAGCGGGAAAGTCAGTCTATTTTCCGCGTATTGAGCCCGGCAGAACCCTCAGCTTGATTCGGGTGTCGTCCGTTTTGGATTTCAAAGCCGGGCCATTGGGGATTCTTGAACCCAAGGGTGAGCAGCGGCTGGAAACGGGCCAGGCCAGGGGGTTGGTGGTTTTCGTGCCGGGGATCGCGTTCGATGAGCGTGGCAATCGTCTGGGGCATGGCAAGGGTTATTACGATCGATTGATAAAGGAGCTTTCGCCCGGCGCGACTTTCGTTGCGCTGGCATACGACTTTCAGGTTGTTGAAACGGTCCCGTGCGAGAGCTGGGATCAAAGAGTTCATTTAATTGTTACCGAAAGGAGAACCATCGACTGCGCGAGCATAGCGACGCAGTCTGTGCAGAATGTGTAA
- a CDS encoding cell division protein ZapA, whose translation MTKRALDVEILGQKFTISSDAEEGYMLKVAGYVDGKMQELVQAPKPVAKANVAMLAALNIADEYHRLKDAHEAVLHRLNQLSEKLSTTLSEEG comes from the coding sequence ATGACCAAGCGCGCACTAGACGTCGAGATACTTGGCCAGAAATTCACCATCAGCAGTGATGCCGAAGAGGGTTACATGCTGAAGGTGGCCGGCTATGTCGACGGCAAGATGCAGGAGCTAGTGCAAGCGCCCAAGCCGGTGGCAAAGGCCAATGTGGCCATGCTCGCGGCGCTAAACATTGCTGACGAGTATCATAGATTGAAAGATGCTCACGAAGCGGTGTTGCACCGGCTGAATCAATTGTCAGAAAAACTGTCAACGACTTTGTCTGAGGAGGGTTAA
- a CDS encoding SCO family protein: protein MVGEVRYASGGALQCAVGGGAGRGRSAGGEEAVIPLLVLVLVFALVPQAAAHPEPPRPAKLQRSVSNQAIKNFTLTDQRGQPFESAKLKGKIVVVGFGYTTCPDVCPLITAAMRHVQDGLSSSEKSDVYFVTITTDPEIDNPQVLAGYAKRYAVDLTHWSFLTGNEALLKPVWQSFGVKATRKARGLVDHTALTAVVDRAGVMKFAYHGTAPEPKTILADVRELLKGAAKP, encoded by the coding sequence ATGGTGGGAGAAGTACGATACGCTAGTGGCGGCGCATTGCAGTGTGCCGTGGGAGGCGGTGCTGGGCGTGGACGATCCGCCGGAGGCGAAGAAGCCGTGATCCCTTTGCTTGTGCTTGTGCTGGTGTTTGCACTAGTTCCTCAAGCGGCAGCGCATCCGGAGCCGCCGCGCCCCGCCAAGCTGCAGCGAAGTGTCAGCAATCAGGCGATCAAGAACTTCACGCTGACCGACCAGCGTGGGCAGCCTTTCGAATCCGCAAAGCTCAAAGGAAAGATTGTCGTCGTCGGCTTCGGTTACACGACCTGCCCCGATGTTTGCCCACTGATTACCGCGGCGATGCGCCATGTGCAGGATGGTCTTAGCTCTTCTGAGAAAAGCGACGTTTACTTCGTTACGATCACGACTGACCCAGAGATCGATAACCCGCAGGTGCTCGCGGGCTACGCTAAGCGCTATGCAGTCGATTTGACCCATTGGAGTTTTCTCACCGGCAATGAGGCGCTGCTCAAGCCTGTTTGGCAAAGCTTTGGCGTCAAAGCCACTCGCAAGGCGCGCGGCTTGGTCGACCACACTGCGCTGACCGCCGTTGTCGACCGGGCTGGCGTGATGAAATTTGCCTACCACGGCACTGCACCGGAGCCGAAAACTATCCTCGCCGATGTTCGCGAACTGCTCAAAGGGGCTGCCAAACCATGA
- a CDS encoding cytochrome c, which translates to MSPILAAMLLSCLLLAGCGRNPRMDALYAQRCINCHGPSGQGDGPIAASLPVKPPDFRQTVETKSNAQIRRIIAHGRGTMPAFEPALKPSEINDMLQMVRFLSREGRDLQWWEKYDTLVAAHCSVPWEAVLGVDDPPEAKKP; encoded by the coding sequence ATGTCCCCGATTTTGGCAGCTATGCTACTCTCATGCCTGTTGCTCGCCGGCTGCGGTCGTAACCCGCGCATGGATGCGCTTTATGCGCAGCGCTGTATCAATTGCCATGGGCCAAGCGGGCAGGGCGATGGGCCGATTGCAGCGTCGCTGCCGGTAAAGCCGCCGGACTTTCGTCAAACAGTCGAGACCAAAAGCAACGCACAGATCCGAAGAATCATCGCGCACGGCCGCGGCACGATGCCTGCGTTTGAGCCGGCGTTGAAGCCGTCGGAGATCAACGACATGCTGCAGATGGTGCGCTTTTTGAGCCGTGAAGGGCGCGATCTTCAATGGTGGGAGAAGTACGATACGCTAGTGGCGGCGCATTGCAGTGTGCCGTGGGAGGCGGTGCTGGGCGTGGACGATCCGCCGGAGGCGAAGAAGCCGTGA
- the modC gene encoding molybdenum ABC transporter ATP-binding protein, whose amino-acid sequence MKITCRIPLAEFELNINASFEARLTSIFGPSGSGKTTLLDAIAGLRAISSGEIEIGGKTLYSSARGINLAPQQRGIGYVPQEAALFPHLSVWNNILFGSVRKDSVNDAKGMTLEHVTEVLEIGSLLERPVAKLSGGEAQRVALARAILSRPRLLLLDEPLAALDVGLKERILPYLARVRDEFAIPMIYVTHNLTEVLTLADWVLMIQRGQLLAQGAPKEVLRSSLSVAQAADDDFDNVLTVAFVDSDKASGRARVRTPSGQELFIPYMERPTIQALQVRISADDILLGTQKPEGISAGNIVAGVIQRVEALDGEVVITVLAGEEFYVRLTGSAVTRLGLAEQSPVFLIMKTRSFHLL is encoded by the coding sequence ATGAAAATTACTTGCCGCATACCGCTGGCGGAATTTGAATTGAACATCAACGCCAGCTTCGAGGCGCGGCTGACGTCGATCTTCGGTCCGTCGGGATCAGGAAAGACAACCCTGCTCGACGCCATCGCCGGATTGCGCGCGATTAGTTCGGGGGAGATCGAGATTGGCGGCAAGACGCTATATTCCTCGGCGCGCGGCATCAATCTCGCGCCGCAGCAGCGCGGCATCGGCTATGTGCCGCAGGAAGCCGCGTTGTTTCCGCATCTATCGGTGTGGAACAACATCCTTTTCGGCTCGGTGCGCAAGGATTCGGTCAACGATGCCAAAGGGATGACGCTGGAACATGTGACCGAGGTACTGGAGATTGGCAGCTTGCTCGAACGCCCAGTGGCGAAACTCTCCGGCGGTGAAGCGCAGCGGGTCGCGCTGGCGCGTGCGATTCTTTCGCGGCCGCGACTGCTGCTGCTCGACGAGCCGCTGGCGGCGCTCGATGTCGGGTTGAAAGAGCGCATCTTGCCTTACCTGGCGCGGGTGCGCGACGAATTTGCGATTCCAATGATCTACGTCACGCACAATCTAACGGAAGTTCTCACACTGGCGGACTGGGTGCTGATGATTCAGCGCGGGCAATTGCTCGCTCAGGGCGCGCCCAAAGAAGTTCTCCGTTCGTCGCTTTCAGTTGCGCAGGCGGCCGATGATGATTTTGACAACGTTTTGACCGTCGCCTTCGTCGACTCGGACAAAGCGAGCGGTCGCGCGCGCGTCAGAACTCCTTCGGGCCAGGAACTGTTCATTCCTTATATGGAACGGCCAACCATCCAAGCTCTGCAGGTTCGCATCAGCGCCGACGATATTTTGCTGGGCACGCAGAAACCCGAGGGCATCTCCGCGGGTAACATCGTGGCGGGCGTGATTCAGCGCGTTGAAGCGCTCGACGGCGAAGTCGTCATTACGGTGCTCGCCGGCGAAGAATTCTATGTGCGCTTAACCGGATCGGCGGTGACGCGCCTCGGGCTTGCCGAGCAAAGCCCGGTGTTTCTCATCATGAAAACTCGGTCGTTTCATTTGCTGTAG
- the modB gene encoding molybdate ABC transporter permease subunit codes for MFSPETWQITLFSLGVGLASTLAILPFAIVLAWWFARKEWPFKSALETVLLLPLVLPPVSTGLILLKTFGRRSPVGSWLYDRGVEIVFNWKGVLIAMAVMSFPLFFRSARTAFAEVNPRLEQIAATLGASRLRIFFTVTIPLAYKGIVAGALLAFSRALGEFGATILLAGNIPGKTQTLSLAIFGFVQSGKDDEAYVLLAITVALAFIFVWSSEWLLRSRRVA; via the coding sequence ATTTTTTCTCCCGAGACTTGGCAAATCACGCTGTTTTCGCTTGGCGTTGGGTTAGCGAGCACGTTGGCGATCCTACCCTTTGCGATCGTGCTCGCTTGGTGGTTTGCGCGCAAAGAGTGGCCTTTCAAAAGCGCGTTGGAGACCGTCCTGCTGTTGCCGCTGGTGCTGCCGCCGGTGTCCACAGGTTTGATTTTACTCAAAACTTTCGGCCGCCGCAGTCCTGTGGGTAGTTGGCTTTACGATCGCGGCGTTGAGATCGTCTTCAATTGGAAAGGCGTGCTGATCGCCATGGCGGTGATGTCGTTTCCGCTGTTCTTTCGCTCGGCGCGGACGGCGTTTGCCGAAGTGAATCCCCGATTGGAGCAGATCGCCGCAACGCTTGGCGCTTCGCGTTTGCGGATTTTTTTTACGGTGACGATTCCGCTCGCCTACAAAGGTATTGTCGCCGGCGCTTTGTTGGCTTTCTCACGCGCCTTGGGTGAGTTTGGCGCGACGATTCTCCTCGCGGGGAATATCCCCGGCAAGACCCAAACCTTGTCGCTGGCGATTTTTGGGTTCGTGCAGTCGGGCAAAGATGACGAAGCGTACGTGTTGCTCGCGATCACCGTCGCCCTTGCTTTTATTTTTGTTTGGTCCTCCGAGTGGCTGCTGCGTTCACGGCGGGTAGCGTGA
- the modA gene encoding molybdate ABC transporter substrate-binding protein, which translates to MFTRIVVFVLALAVNQINARAEEILVSAAASLTDVLKDVGKAYQAKSQNKLFLTLGPSNFLARQIDEGAPADVFFSADLAQMDSLEKNNRLEPGTRRSFLSNQLVIVVPADSKLKISSAADLLKPEIKRIALADPSGVPVGVYAKRYLTDEKLWSGVAAKIVPVLDARATLAAVEAGNVDAGIVYKTDSAISAKVKVAFAVPVEKAPKIVYPVAVVKDSKKKAAARDFLSFLTTPAAKSLIKQYGFVVLE; encoded by the coding sequence GTGTTCACAAGGATAGTCGTGTTCGTGTTGGCTTTGGCGGTGAATCAGATTAACGCCCGTGCCGAAGAGATCTTGGTGTCGGCAGCCGCTAGCCTCACCGACGTGCTGAAAGATGTCGGCAAAGCCTATCAGGCAAAGAGCCAAAACAAACTGTTTCTGACTTTGGGGCCGTCGAATTTTCTCGCGCGGCAAATTGACGAGGGGGCGCCGGCGGATGTGTTTTTTTCCGCGGATCTGGCGCAGATGGACAGCCTCGAAAAGAATAATCGTCTTGAGCCGGGCACACGGCGGAGCTTTCTGTCCAATCAGCTCGTGATCGTGGTGCCGGCCGATTCCAAGTTGAAAATTTCTTCAGCCGCGGATCTGCTTAAGCCGGAAATAAAAAGGATCGCTTTGGCGGACCCTTCGGGCGTGCCGGTGGGCGTTTACGCGAAGCGGTATCTGACCGATGAAAAGTTGTGGAGCGGTGTTGCCGCCAAGATTGTTCCGGTGCTCGATGCGCGCGCTACCTTGGCAGCGGTGGAGGCTGGCAATGTCGACGCGGGAATCGTTTATAAAACCGACTCGGCGATTTCGGCGAAAGTCAAAGTCGCATTCGCGGTGCCGGTGGAAAAAGCTCCGAAGATCGTTTATCCCGTCGCCGTCGTAAAAGACTCCAAAAAGAAGGCGGCAGCGCGGGATTTCCTGAGCTTTCTAACAACGCCGGCGGCGAAAAGTCTGATCAAGCAATATGGCTTTGTCGTTCTGGAATAA
- the nikR gene encoding nickel-responsive transcriptional regulator NikR: protein MHHLSRFGVSLEDDLLEAFDKSIGGQGYQNRSEAIRDLIRDHLIQKKINHGNSDVIGVVTLVYDHRVHRLSDVLADMQHKAEVNVNASLHIHLDEHNCLEVIVIRGRADKVHEISGKLIATKGVQNGKLVTTTPELKH from the coding sequence ATGCACCACCTATCGCGATTTGGCGTTTCGCTGGAAGACGACCTGCTCGAAGCTTTCGACAAAAGCATCGGCGGGCAGGGTTATCAAAACCGTTCGGAGGCGATTCGCGATCTGATCCGGGATCATTTAATTCAGAAAAAGATCAATCACGGCAACAGCGATGTGATCGGCGTGGTGACGCTAGTCTATGACCATAGGGTGCACCGCCTGAGCGATGTTTTGGCGGACATGCAGCACAAAGCCGAGGTCAATGTGAATGCTAGCCTGCACATTCACCTCGACGAGCATAACTGCCTGGAGGTCATCGTCATTCGCGGCCGGGCCGACAAAGTTCACGAGATCTCCGGCAAGTTGATCGCAACCAAAGGAGTGCAAAACGGCAAACTAGTAACCACTACGCCGGAGCTAAAGCACTAA
- a CDS encoding MFS transporter, giving the protein MSRAEHTHDIDTSAAHAQGSGSALTLISVAHGINHAQSALKPLVFPLVLRDLNFGYSELGIMLGVASAVGGLLQLAAGSLGRIFPRHMILGVGNASVGVCFVLVGLAQSYFQFFLWTVMSRVGGAAQHPVGSSLLSHHFKKKNLGTALATHFTAGNVGTAVIPLCAALLIGFWGWRWTTILFAVPAILVGAAMCIWLKEPGGAQREAVSDRASFWQDSAEAIRNKNLRWILVAAIVAAGGSGHGIISSFMPLYLSHNLGMEAAAVGFIFTLMNVGSVVGPMLGGNLADRFHPQQILLISYLSSAAITLAIPWLGASFIAVSLAAFALGVTAFGTHPILQTLVTHTTSERIRDTGFAWFYTATFIAGAIWSPLVGYLSQWLGLKAAFGAMAASFVLAISCILLGKLRQIEVTPTAHAIGDHHHSN; this is encoded by the coding sequence ATGAGCCGCGCTGAACACACCCACGACATCGACACGTCAGCCGCCCACGCCCAAGGTTCGGGCTCGGCGCTCACGCTGATCAGCGTCGCCCACGGCATCAACCACGCCCAGTCGGCGCTCAAGCCCCTGGTCTTTCCTTTAGTCCTCCGTGATTTGAATTTCGGCTATAGCGAGCTCGGCATCATGCTCGGGGTTGCCAGCGCGGTGGGCGGACTCTTGCAGCTCGCCGCCGGCTCCCTTGGCCGAATCTTTCCGCGCCACATGATCCTCGGCGTCGGCAATGCGTCTGTCGGCGTTTGCTTCGTGCTGGTCGGTTTGGCGCAGAGTTATTTTCAATTTTTTCTCTGGACCGTCATGTCGCGGGTTGGCGGCGCAGCGCAGCACCCGGTCGGCAGCTCGCTCTTATCGCATCATTTCAAGAAGAAAAATCTGGGCACTGCGCTCGCCACTCATTTCACTGCCGGCAACGTCGGCACCGCGGTAATTCCGCTCTGCGCCGCGCTCTTGATCGGGTTCTGGGGCTGGCGTTGGACGACGATCCTTTTCGCCGTGCCGGCGATCCTCGTCGGCGCCGCCATGTGCATCTGGCTAAAAGAACCCGGCGGCGCACAGCGTGAAGCCGTCAGTGACCGTGCTTCGTTTTGGCAGGATAGCGCGGAGGCGATTCGAAATAAGAATCTACGCTGGATTCTGGTCGCCGCGATCGTCGCCGCCGGCGGCTCGGGCCACGGCATCATTTCCAGCTTCATGCCGCTCTACCTTAGTCATAATCTCGGCATGGAAGCGGCGGCTGTCGGTTTTATCTTCACACTGATGAACGTGGGCAGCGTCGTCGGCCCCATGCTCGGCGGCAACCTTGCCGATCGTTTTCATCCGCAGCAAATTTTACTCATCAGTTACCTGTCCTCTGCCGCGATTACGCTCGCGATCCCATGGTTGGGTGCCAGCTTCATCGCTGTATCGTTGGCGGCGTTCGCGCTCGGCGTCACTGCGTTTGGCACCCATCCGATTCTGCAAACCCTGGTCACCCACACCACTTCAGAACGAATTCGTGACACGGGATTTGCCTGGTTTTATACAGCGACTTTCATCGCTGGCGCCATCTGGTCGCCGCTGGTCGGCTACCTGAGCCAATGGCTCGGACTCAAGGCTGCCTTCGGTGCCATGGCGGCGTCGTTTGTCCTCGCCATTTCCTGCATTCTGCTCGGTAAGCTGCGCCAAATCGAGGTCACCCCGACCGCCCACGCGATTGGCGATCACCATCACTCGAATTAA